The Sorghum bicolor cultivar BTx623 chromosome 6, Sorghum_bicolor_NCBIv3, whole genome shotgun sequence genome contains the following window.
TGCCTGCATTGTCCACCAATTCAAATTTTCCATACATTGATATCAAAGCATTTCCAACcaaaacattatctccaaagttTCTCTTCATTATAACCGCATGAAATGCCTTCCCTCCGTGTACATTACCACTGTTACCCAACCCAGAGAGCAGACAACTAACCAGAACATCATCTGGCTGCAGACCTGACTCCATCATCTCCTGGAACAACTCCATAGCCTCCCTGATAAGCCCTCTCCAGCAGTATATTCCAATCAAACTTGTCCAGGAAACCACGTCTTTCTCTGGCAACTCTGGGAATAAAGAGCATGCATCCTCAGTGCTGTGACACTTCGAGTACATAGAGAAGAGGGCAGAAATTACCATGGGGGAATCGCCAACCCCAACCTTCACTGCATACCCATGCAAGCATCTACCAGAATTCAGCTCATCTAGCACCCCGCACGCCTCCAAGCCACTCTCCATCGTCCGTGAGTTCGGTCTCGCCTTGCCATCACCCGCAAGCCTGACCATCTCTACCAGATAGCGCAAACCATCTCCACACTCCCCGTTTCGCACGCACCCGGATACCACCGCGGTCCACGCAACCACATCCCTCTCGCGCATTTCCTCGAACAGCTTCACGGCGTCTCTGACGACACCGCACCTAGCGTACATGTACACCAGAGACGATGGGACTGCGACGGAGCCGCCATCGACGGCGAGGAGGCCGTATCTGACGCAGTACGCGTGCACGGAGGCGCCGACGCCGAGCGCGCCGAGCTCGGCGGCAGCGGAGGCGGCGAGCGGCACGGTGAAGGGGGAAGGCCGCGCGGAAGAGGCGAGCATGCGGCGGTGGGCGTTGAGCGCGGCCACGAAGTCTGAGGCGCAGTGGTGGGTGCGGATGAGGGAGTTCCAGAGGAATGCGTCGGGGCGGgggcaagccgagaaggcgAGCGCCGCGAGCCCGGGGCGCCCCGCGGAGGAGTAGGCGGAGACGAGCTTTGCGACGATGTCGGGGCGTTGGGAGAGGCCCGAGGTGACGGCGAGCGCGTGGACGCGAAGTAGCTCGGGCACCGGCGAGGGAGACGGCGACGAGAGGAAGCGGGAGAGGACGGCAATAGGGGTCGCGGCTTGGGGCGGCGTCATTTGATCGCGCGTTCGAATAGTTCACCCGTCACCCGTAGCCAGAATTCAGAAACGGATGCTCTAAGATAAGAATTCGGAAACAAGTCACGTACTCAGACAGTCACAATGACATACCCATAGGTGGGCTTCGATTCAAAAGAATGTATTTTTGAATGCATAATCTGATCCTAGTTGACTATAGAAAaacttccaattttttttttaaaaaaaaggagagGAAAAACTCCGAAGCGTActaagtttttttttgttaaatAGTTAAAAATGAATCCTTGTGATGCTGCTGTTTCTTTTAGCtgatgctgatttgttgtgacttgtgagggaAAAAACACTGTTCTGAAGAATAGGCCTGATTTTTTGGCTAATAAGCTCAAGCACAGAGTGTATACGAATTGTAAAATAATATTAGCAAGTCTTAAGATTATCCAATTATCTTTATTAACTTCGAATGATAAGAATGCAGACTAACAACCCATGATACTAGTATAGTACTCTTCAGTCCTGAATCCTATAGTAGTAGTGCAAGTAGAAGCAACTTTCTCATCAGAGAGCTTTTATTTACGAGC
Protein-coding sequences here:
- the LOC8057486 gene encoding pentatricopeptide repeat-containing protein At4g39952, mitochondrial isoform X2; this translates as MTPPQAATPIAVLSRFLSSPSPSPVPELLRVHALAVTSGLSQRPDIVAKLVSAYSSAGRPGLAALAFSACPRPDAFLWNSLIRTHHCASDFVAALNAHRRMLASSARPSPFTVPLAASAAAELGALGVGASVHAYCVRYGLLAVDGGSVAVPSSLVYMYARCGVVRDAVKLFEEMRERDVVAWTAVVSGCVRNGECGDGLRYLVEMVRLAGDGKARPNSRTMESGLEACGVLDELNSGRCLHGYAVKVGVGDSPMSCQRKTWFPGQV